The Papio anubis isolate 15944 chromosome 1, Panubis1.0, whole genome shotgun sequence genome window below encodes:
- the LOC116271275 gene encoding tudor domain-containing protein 5-like, whose protein sequence is MSEQERIQECLRKEIRSLLISTKDGLSPQELEKEYLLMVGNHLPLRILGYRSTMELVLDMPDVVSVCHGAGGTVILKAIPDESTKGIASLVAKQRSSHKVRNSMHKGRPSIYSGPRSHRRVPYRGRVAPILPAVVKSELKDLLALSPVLLSDFEKAFAKRFGRSFQYMQYGFLSMFEVLNAASDVISVEQTRAGSLLMLKKNVTEEKQRGCPAGKIFTQPFRMKQGSYSAGFPVAKACFSQPTSNMEPQKQIMSMEKTSKLNVVETSRLNHTEKLNQVRDKNLEI, encoded by the exons ATGTCTGAACAAGAGCGTATACAGGAATGTCTGCGGAAGGAAATAAGATCACTTCTCATTTCCACCAAAGATGGTTTGAGCCCACAGGAGTTGGAGAAGGAGTACCTTTTGATGGTTGGCAACCATCTACCACTCCGAATCCTTGGGTATCGGTCCACTATGGAGCTGGTATTGGACATGCCTGATGTTGTTAGTGTCTGCCATGGTGCAGGTGGTACTGTAATACTGAAAG CCATTCCAGATGAATCTACCAAAGGAATAGCAAGTTTAGTTGCAAAACAGAGGAGCAGCCATAAGGTTCGAAACTCCATGCATAAGGGAAGACCTAGTATTTATTCTGGACCAAGATCTCATCGGCGAGTACCTTACCGAGGAAGGGTTGCCCCTATTCTTCCAGCTGTTGTGAAGAGTGAGTTGAAGGACCTGTTGGCGTTATCTCCTGTTCTCCTTTCTGATTTtgaaaaggcatttgccaaaaGATTTGGACGATCATTCCAGTACATGCAATATGGATTTCTCTCTATGTTTGAAGTGCTGAATGCAGCTTCAGATGTCATTTCTGTAGAGCAGACCAGAGCAGGTTCTTTGTTGATGCTAAAGAAGAATGTAACAGAGGAAAAGCAGAGAGGATGTCCAGCAG GTAAAATTTTTACCCAGCCATTTAGAATGAAACAAGGGTCATACTCCGCAGGCTTTCCAGTAGCAAAGGCATGCTTTTCACAACCCACTTCAAACATGGAACCACAGAAGCAAATAATGAGCATGGAAAAGACTTCCAAGTTAAATGTAGTGGAGACTTCAAGGCTGAATCATACTGAAAAATTAAACCAGGTGAGAGATAAGAATTTGGAGATATAA